One genomic window of Arachis stenosperma cultivar V10309 chromosome 10, arast.V10309.gnm1.PFL2, whole genome shotgun sequence includes the following:
- the LOC130956578 gene encoding calcium-binding protein CML37-like has protein sequence MMSMVEFESALKYFDENGDGKISPLELKNRVAILGGEFRYEDAEMAIAAWDSDGDGFLSLNDFVELMEESGKEEMLNDLKEAFEMYIDVEELSEFITPKSLKRMLGKLGESKSINECELMIKHFDLNGDGLLSFQEFVIMMGLEDTTS, from the coding sequence ATGATGAGCATGGTAGAGTTTGAGAGTGCTCTAAAATATTTTGATGAAAATGGGGATGGAAAAATTTCCCCTTTGGAGCTCAAGAACCGTGTGGCTATTTTAGGTGGCGAGTTTCGGTATGAAGATGCCGAAATGGCCATCGCCGCGTGGGATTCGGACGGCGATGGATTCTTGAGTTTGAATGATTTTGTTGAGTTGATGGAAGAGTCCGGGAAAGAAGAGATGCTGAATGATTTAAAAGAAGCTTTTGAGATGTATATTGATGTTGAAGAGTTGAGTGAGTTCATAACTCCAAAGAGTTTGAAAAGGATGCTTGGAAAGTTGGGAGAATCAAAATCTATTAATGAATGTGAACTTATGATCAAACATTTTGATCTCAATGGAGATGGCCTTCTTAGCTTTCAAGAATTTGTAATTATGATGGGACTTGAAGATACTACTAGTTAA